In Citrus sinensis cultivar Valencia sweet orange chromosome 3, DVS_A1.0, whole genome shotgun sequence, the sequence CTTAGTGCTATTTCACCCTGCTTGAGGCTCTTTGAAGTCATCGCTAAAGAGATCCAGGCTCTTCTAAATCCTGATGATGGTAGTCACTTATACAAGAAATGGATTGACTACTATTGCTCTCAAAGTTTTCAGGTTCGTATTTTATACGATGACCAACTACTAAGACGTCTTATAATGTTTTCTTCTAATTATGctgataaaatcatttttaaaaaaagtttcataTTTCGTTGGTTGCCAAAATGCATTTGATGGTACTAATGACTCTGTTTCTGATATCAGGAATCAGCTTTGCAAACTGAAGAGTTGCTGGATAAGTTAAGTGTTTTGTTGACAGGTGAAGAGCTTGAAGTTATTAAAAAGCTTTATTATAAAGCTATAAAACTTCATGTGAATTTTTTCGCTGCTCAACCAGTTAAACAGCAAACCACCGTTCCTTTGTCTTGGGTGAAAGACCCTGTGGAAGGTCATCTGACCCTATTTTGTGACTTTGACTGGACATGCACGGCTTTTGACTCCTCTTCGATTTTAGCAGAACTTGCAATTGTTACAGCACAAAAGTCTGATCCTGATCAATCGGAAGGCAAACTTACTTGGATGTCATCAGCTGACTTGAGGAACACATGGGATGTTCTTTCTACCAAGTATACCGAAGAGTATGAACAATGTATAGAAAGCATCATGTCCAGTGAAGCAGGTATGCTATCTGATTGGTAGATGCCTGACTTACATGGTTTCATAGTCCAAAAGTAGTGTGTCAATAAAAtctaccatttttttattcaaagaaAGTTCCATTGGCTCATCCCGAAACAAAATTCTCGATTGATTTGTTGTAAATCTAGGGATCAATGCCAAATCTTTAAGCTAAACACACACACTTTTATGTGTTATggagaagaaatatttactgGAATTCTATTTTTACCTTGTTTCCTGTCTTGTCAGTGGCAGAATTTGAATATGAAGGTCTGTGTGAAGCACTCAAGCAACTAGCATATTTCGAgaagaatgaaaattcaagGGTGGTTCAGTCAGGAGTGCTGAAGGGTTTAAATCTAGAGGACATAAAGTGGGCTAGTCAACATCTCATTTTTCAAGATGGATGTAGAAGGTTCTTCCAAAATACCATAAAAAgtactaattttaaaactgaCGTTCATGTACTTTCGTACTGTTGGTGTGGTGATCTCATTAGGTCGGCTTTTGCATCAGGTATCCTTTCTGAAACATATAAGTCTTGTATCATTCATTTTCGTGAGCATACTTTGTCTGAAAACTCTTCTGCACCACTTATGTTATCAGGTCTATTTTATGTTTCCGTTGGTGGTGAACTGGTGACAATTATTGACCTTTTTCATCACTGCATATGTAAACTGTATCCTCAGATGAGATCTGAAAAGTTATTAAAGggatttaaaaaagaaatttatttttcttccgtCTTTGAAGTTCACTAGTTTGCTGTTTGCTTACAGGAAACTGTTGTTTtgcttataaataattttcaataaaactaCAAAGGGTTAAGAAGGAATGGTGTCAGTTTAGGCATCAACATTGGAAGTTTGTAATTTCTTGAATAATTTACTTGGTGTCTAATTGTCTGTCAGTTTTATCTGTGCACTGAGTTATTTCTGTTCctcaaaaccaattttattGGAGATGGCTGCCAGGTAgatattgttaaaattatcatgTCTGAGAGgatgttttcttgttttcatcGTTGGACGGTCAGAGGTTTGTTGAGTCAGACTGGATGTAGTTAAATATTAGTTCTAATCTGTTGCTGTTGGTAGGATGCCATGATTTCCTGTATTAACAGGATCAATTTAATACCTTTTGAATGCACATTTTTGTGTGGATAAGCTGCATTCCAAGTCTTTGTTTCTCAAAATATGAGATGTTGCTGTgactttttttaacttatcatAATGATATTAATATCTTTCCTAACATTGAGCAGGGGATCTAAATGCATTTAGAGTGCATTCAAATGAGTTAGTCTATGAAGAATCCATTTCAACTGGTGAAATTGTCAATAAATTGGAGTCTCCCTTGGAAAAACTTCAAGCCTTCAATGACATTCTGAAGGACCACAGTAATGATGAGCAGAACTTGACAGTTTATATTGGAGGCTCACCAGGTGACTTACTTTGCCTTCTCGAAGCGGATATAGGAATTGTAATAGGTTCAAGTTCAAGTCTAAGGAGACTAGGAGATCATTTTGGTGTTTCTTTTGTCCCATTGTTCTCCAGCTTAGTAGAGAGACAGAAGGAACTCGTTGATGGCAGCTCATATAAATGGAAAAGACTGCCTGGCACATTATACACAGTCTCTAGTTGGGCAGAGATACATGCATTCATTTTGGGGCCATAAAATCCATGAACCCTCTCCCTCTCTGTGGCGTCTTCTTGTTTAAACAGATATGAACCCGAAGGGAAATTCATTTACAGACTTACAGTAGGATATATACAGAATGCAGATGGTGGCTAATTTTATACTAGGGCCACTGGTCAGTCTGCATTGCAGAAATACACAGATCTTGTAATTGGGGTCGTCAAAAGTGTCTTGTTTCGTGGTAGAAGTTATTTACCCACTTCTTTTCTCCTCCGGTTCATTAGTTGTTCTTTTCAGGATTGTGGCTGCAACTGAACTGGAGTTGCAAAACTCTTATCGTAGTTAAAGAGGTAAAAGGATGCTATATCTACATGCTGTCATATGTATATTTCGTTTAAGGAGCCCCCTATAATTATAACGTACATCCACATACAGCAACAGTATTTATGATGGAATCTGCTATTGTTGTTGTATGTGGCGTACGTTACGATTAATATAACGTAGCACTGGCCTTTGTTAAATGTTTTTTCCCCATCTTAGATTTGTAACTGTTAGCGGGGTAATGATCAATATTTTGTTCCAAACTAATTCTAATACTGTCACCATGAACTGATTAAGCCACCTGGCTCATTGGTTAGGTCGCCGGTCGGCCCATTAATTCAAAAGGTCGTTATCTGAAATTTAAACTCTTACCATGACTTTGACTattatgtgatttttttttttgacagaATCAATGAAGTcgaaaacaatatttttcgGCCATCACACtttcacaaaagaaaaatgctaaagaagagaaagacgagagaaaaaagaaataaagtgtgatgaaaatgaagagagaaaaaataggTTGGGTAGaaagagaaagtaaaattctctaatttttttttgttttttttttctctttagcATTACTcttcacaaaatttaaaactctaAGTGTTGGTTAAGAAATTAGCTTTGTTTGTCTgaatcttataaaattttcattatcaattgtgtttatttagttacaaattttaagttatgaGCTACACATATAGCTCAAGCTAAGGCATATTTTAAGaatgtaattgaaaaaaaacaaaataataaccaataaaatataacttgtGACAAATGTACATTTGATTATTCTTTCCTTGTCTTTGAAACACTCACGTAAAATCAGATATAAAAGAATTCATCAGTGTCTATATACCGACAAACTAGAGGGAAATGGAAATTGACAAAGTCTAATCCTAAGAAGAAAAGCAAATAAACCaccgaaattaaatttttgatgaCCACCTTAATGCTAGTTTACATAACATGTATAAGCACGTGGCACATGCGCAGTGTCACAAGTGTGATCTCATCTCTTTCTCTTATCTTTTCACGATCGTCAAAGGCTGGTTTCTGATGCGTTGGTTGGCATAAATACAAGTGGAGCCGCGTAAGAGTTCATCTCCACATGAACCAAAATGGGCAAAccccattttattttttcaacaccTTACTCGTTACCGCAATATgaatttagtttcttttttctttttaatttctctctctctaataATAGGGAAGCAGGAAGCTAGTATTGATCCTTTCCCTAGGAAGCTGCTCGtacttttaatataatacccaaataaaaaatgaaaaaataactcCACTCTTATGTTACTTCACTTTAATATCACATGATTCCATGTGaagtttcatatttttattctgtTTTCTATTAGTTTATTGTCTCTGGTTTCAGTCTCAGTCTCATCAGACCAtgattgacaattttatcttcTCTCACTTTCCTCCCATTTCTTCATCAtgttagttttttatttctttactaTTTCTTTTGGTTTTCAAGTGGCGATACAGCACAACACTCTATTCTCTAATTAATTAGGGACAATTAATTGAATTCCACCTTAatgttaagaaaataattaataacttaatgagaattttaatttcCGATCCCATAGTGGCCACAGTGAGTGATCCTTGGTTTTAGCTTTGGCCCTAACATGGGTAGATTCCTTCTCTTTCAATCATACATAACGAATAACTAACCcacttaaaattaaagtaatcGATCCATGATGGGCTTGATCTGGCATCTTTgaaaatattcattaattgttcaacaCTCAGGCTGAGGCTTCCCACTATCTTTTCGTGAGAGATTACGACTTACTACTAGTACAACTTAGAACAAGGATTTAAACTTATTTGACTATTTTGTACgcttatttaaaagaataaaataagtacACAATGCTCTAGCTAGTAGCTACTCATTGGCATGACTCATGTGGGTTGAATTGTTCACATGTATATTAATGTCTTATATGATTCCTAAATCCTTGTCATACTTAGAAGTTACCCTATCTAGTAGCTAACTGGCTGAGTACCTTTACTTGGGAATGTTTGGATCCAAGATATCTAAATCATTTCACCATGCAGCCTTGGGTTCCTCACCCTTCTGAAGTACCATTTCAAAGTAGTTTTTGCCATTAATCTATTCCATTTACACGTCtttagaagaaaatatatgATGCATCTTTACTGCGGCAGTTTGATTCATCTTCTTAGCCATAACTCAGAAGCCCAGATGTGAAATATCTCTTTTACTCTCCTATAGTGATCCCGGATTACCTGCAACCACAATTTAATTAAGTACAaagatcttcttcttttttttttccctccaattcatattataatttgctGACATTACAATCATGGtctatgaagaatttaaactCATGCAATTGTCTAAAAATCTACTAAGTATAGCTCgaaaatttatctttaatatAGACGAGATCTACCCAcacatacaaataaatatttacaaagaaGAATGAGTTTTCTATGAAAACTCGAACTCATTCCCTTTGTGATGGCGGGAGAGTCTTTACCATAGGATTGATGAAAGGGGGTATAATacttaaatgataaattttgtttaatgtaTGCAGCATTTTCTGTCAGGTTAATGAGCTTGTGTAATTCtgtaaatgataaaatattgtAGGAAAACAGAACAAACCAAAAAACATTACCATCATCATTTGACCATCATATACTTAACAGAAGAAGTAGAAGAAACGATACATCGATTAATGGTAAGAACACATTCTTTCCCCATGTTTAATATCGGAGAAACTTCCAATAAGTCCAAAAGCTTAGCTGTTGCAGAATCCAAGATCTCACGAGCTCTCCAATAATTTAACTATCAACATACATACGAATATAATGTTtctttaatacatttttttaataatatatacactTATACATTAACCAATCTTTATCTTCTTCCCATTACTTCTCATACAAGGATGGAAAGCTGAGACATGAACTAAACCAACATGCAGTTGAAAATTCTGTTGTTGGTTCTCTGTTTCTACTGTTACATTGGCTGTACTTGTTTTGGTTCTGCTAAGGTGGTTGCAAAAACTGCCTTGAATGATGAGTTATTGGCTCTGCTGTCGATCAAAGCTGGTCTTGTTGATCCATTAAATAGCCTTCATGATTGGAAGTTGCCTTCAGCTCACTGCAATTGGACAGGAGTGTGGTGCAACTCCAATGGAGCTGTTGAGAAGCTTGATCTCTCCCACATGAATCTTAGCGGCTGCGTATCAGATCACTTCCAGAGGCTAAAGAGCCTCACTTCTCTCAACTTGTGCTGTAATGGGCTCTTTTCATCATTGCCTAACTCTTTAGCCAATCTTACTTCATTGAAGAGATTCGATGTGAGTCAGAATTTCCTTAATGGTAGCTTTCCTGCTGGTCTTGGCGGAGCAGCTGGACTGACTTTCCTGAATGCTTCAGGCAATAATTTCTCGGGATTTTTACTGGAGGATCTTGGAAATGCAACTTCGTTGGAGACTC encodes:
- the LOC102611688 gene encoding bifunctional TH2 protein, mitochondrial isoform X2, which encodes MSIFSKPSLSHDEEDKLAIRKLRKRVKQKLKTLDSLVREWGFELPEEIITDDATVKCTDFLLSTASGKVEGEKVLGKIETPFEKIKVAAYTLSAISPCLRLFEVIAKEIQALLNPDDGSHLYKKWIDYYCSQSFQESALQTEELLDKLSVLLTGEELEVIKKLYYKAIKLHVNFFAAQPVKQQTTVPLSWVKDPVEGHLTLFCDFDWTCTAFDSSSILAELAIVTAQKSDPDQSEGKLTWMSSADLRNTWDVLSTKYTEEYEQCIESIMSSEAVAEFEYEGLCEALKQLAYFEKNENSRVVQSGVLKGLNLEDIKWASQHLIFQDGCRRFFQNTIKSTNFKTDVHVLSYCWCGDLIRSAFASGDLNAFRVHSNELVYEESISTGEIVNKLESPLEKLQAFNDILKDHSNDEQNLTVYIGGSPGDLLCLLEADIGIVIGSSSSLRRLGDHFGVSFVPLFSSLVERQKELVDGSSYKWKRLPGTLYTVSSWAEIHAFILGP
- the LOC102611688 gene encoding bifunctional TH2 protein, mitochondrial isoform X3 gives rise to the protein MGEADEGGIARKWWIKFKDESVFAKYTPFFVCLASGSLNCDTFMHFISQDVHFLKAFALAYELAEECADDEEDKLAIRKLRKRVKQKLKTLDSLVREWGFELPEEIITDDATVKCTDFLLSTASGKVEGEKVLGKIETPFEKIKVAAYTLSAISPCLRLFEVIAKEIQALLNPDDGSHLYKKWIDYYCSQSFQESALQTEELLDKLSVLLTGEELEVIKKLYYKAIKLHVNFFAAQPVKQQTTVPLSWVKDPVEGHLTLFCDFDWTCTAFDSSSILAELAIVTAQKSDPDQSEGKLTWMSSADLRNTWDVLSTKYTEEYEQCIESIMSSEAVAEFEYEGLCEALKQLAYFEKNENSRVVQSGVLKGLNLEDIKWASQHLIFQDGCRRFFQNTIKSTNFKTDVHVLSYCWCGDLIRSAFASGDLNAFRVHSNELVYEESISTGEIVNKLESPLEKLQAFNDILKDHSNDEQNLTVYIGGSPA
- the LOC102611688 gene encoding bifunctional TH2 protein, mitochondrial isoform X1, which codes for MGEADEGGIARKWWIKFKDESVFAKYTPFFVCLASGSLNCDTFMHFISQDVHFLKAFALAYELAEECADDEEDKLAIRKLRKRVKQKLKTLDSLVREWGFELPEEIITDDATVKCTDFLLSTASGKVEGEKVLGKIETPFEKIKVAAYTLSAISPCLRLFEVIAKEIQALLNPDDGSHLYKKWIDYYCSQSFQESALQTEELLDKLSVLLTGEELEVIKKLYYKAIKLHVNFFAAQPVKQQTTVPLSWVKDPVEGHLTLFCDFDWTCTAFDSSSILAELAIVTAQKSDPDQSEGKLTWMSSADLRNTWDVLSTKYTEEYEQCIESIMSSEAVAEFEYEGLCEALKQLAYFEKNENSRVVQSGVLKGLNLEDIKWASQHLIFQDGCRRFFQNTIKSTNFKTDVHVLSYCWCGDLIRSAFASGDLNAFRVHSNELVYEESISTGEIVNKLESPLEKLQAFNDILKDHSNDEQNLTVYIGGSPGDLLCLLEADIGIVIGSSSSLRRLGDHFGVSFVPLFSSLVERQKELVDGSSYKWKRLPGTLYTVSSWAEIHAFILGP